A window of the Lactobacillus amylovorus DSM 20531 genome harbors these coding sequences:
- a CDS encoding C1 family peptidase encodes MKHELTMAEIAKFQKDYEAQPQNRVAELAVVNNGVQKASFNNEGVRKLNRTFSIEIPTDNVTDQKQSGRCWLFAALNTLRHGFAKKYNVKNFTFSQNYLFFWDRVERANIFFDNILNTADRPLDDRTVHTYMQGPDTDGGQWAMAVSLIRKYGLVPTYAQDESFSANNTAMFNRTLNMKLREDGLVLRKFYQEKKFAEIETKRQEFLSEVYRMAVIAFGEPVQKFDLEFKDDDGKYHFDGDLTPLDFFHNYFTDDLDDYVVLFNAPDHEFDKLYALPFEDNVEGGTPVQFLNTEIDNLKEAAIKQLEAGETIWFGCDVDKDSDRQKGILSKGLYQTDAIFNIETKLNKKERLQTGASGSTHAMTLVGVDVVDGKPRQWKIENSWGTKVGEKGYFVMDDDWFNEYLFKVVVKKQYVPEKLVKIWEGEATPVEAWDSMA; translated from the coding sequence ATGAAACACGAGCTGACAATGGCAGAAATTGCCAAATTCCAAAAAGATTATGAAGCGCAGCCACAAAACCGCGTGGCTGAACTTGCTGTTGTTAATAACGGTGTGCAAAAGGCTAGTTTTAACAACGAAGGCGTAAGAAAATTAAATCGCACTTTTTCAATTGAAATTCCAACTGACAACGTCACTGATCAAAAGCAATCAGGTCGTTGCTGGTTGTTTGCGGCACTCAATACTTTGCGTCATGGCTTTGCTAAAAAGTACAATGTGAAGAATTTTACCTTCTCTCAAAATTACCTCTTTTTCTGGGACAGAGTAGAACGTGCAAATATTTTCTTCGATAATATTTTGAATACTGCTGATCGTCCACTTGATGACAGAACAGTGCACACTTACATGCAAGGTCCCGACACCGATGGTGGTCAATGGGCCATGGCCGTTTCCTTAATTAGAAAATACGGCTTAGTACCAACCTATGCTCAAGACGAAAGCTTTTCTGCCAACAACACCGCCATGTTTAACCGTACTTTGAACATGAAGCTGCGTGAAGATGGTTTGGTTTTGCGTAAATTTTATCAAGAAAAGAAATTCGCTGAAATTGAAACTAAGCGTCAAGAATTCTTGAGCGAAGTTTACCGCATGGCTGTGATCGCCTTCGGTGAACCTGTCCAAAAGTTTGACCTTGAATTCAAGGATGACGATGGCAAATATCACTTTGATGGTGATTTGACTCCACTTGATTTCTTCCACAATTACTTCACTGATGATCTCGATGACTATGTTGTTTTGTTCAACGCTCCAGATCATGAATTCGACAAGCTTTACGCACTGCCATTTGAAGACAACGTCGAAGGTGGCACTCCTGTTCAATTCTTGAACACCGAAATCGATAACTTGAAGGAAGCTGCAATTAAGCAACTTGAAGCCGGTGAAACTATTTGGTTCGGTTGTGATGTTGATAAAGACAGCGACCGTCAAAAGGGTATTTTATCTAAAGGCCTTTACCAAACTGATGCCATTTTCAACATTGAAACTAAGTTGAATAAAAAAGAGCGCCTGCAAACTGGGGCATCTGGTTCAACTCACGCTATGACTTTGGTTGGTGTCGATGTTGTTGACGGCAAGCCTCGTCAATGGAAGATCGAAAACTCATGGGGCACAAAAGTCGGCGAAAAAGGCTACTTCGTCATGGACGATGATTGGTTCAACGAATACCTCTTCAAGGTGGTCGTAAAGAAGCAATACGTACCAGAAAAATTGGTTAAGATCTGGGAAGGCGAAGCTACCCCAGTAGAAGCATGGGACTCAATGGCATAA